A stretch of Corvus hawaiiensis isolate bCorHaw1 chromosome 8, bCorHaw1.pri.cur, whole genome shotgun sequence DNA encodes these proteins:
- the ZNF511 gene encoding zinc finger protein 511, with product MLPLPPRLQLLLREGLPQDPPQDPPSQHRPQRPQPTPPFTFAPRRLRLGPQHPLFEDGDVHRHLYLQGVLTSLEEVAERPKVSEFSCHISGCSQVFDTLESYEHHYNTLHRNVCSFCKRSFPSGNLLDIHILEWHDSLFQIMAEKQNMYQCLVEGCTEKFKSSKDRKDHLVTVHLYPADFRFDRPKKVKSGSKHTSSPAEQGASVPMDVSVEMAEQFQVNPMETGPEENMEISQPAASPGPSLPEKRLYKSRIPSTICFGQGATRGFKGPRKKRWAGWVLGVRDELWAQERLIVPPCLCHVFSSPRAMGLCSTTVLLGTALLLLAPGSTQALSSSRWKDLAMEQDLAEEIILGVGAIGTPEEGDPGIKVFSSSAWAQRGPPQVQAGPEEDRDHLHHPQDDTREANARVPFWMLSLEVQNGPEEDRDHLYHPQDDAREADTHRPLRMLSLEVQNGPEEDRDHIYHS from the exons atgctgccgctgccgccgcggcTTCAGCTCCTGCTCCGTGAGGGGCTCCCTCAGGATCCCCCTCAGGATCCCCCGTCCCAGCACCGCCCCCAGCGCCCTCAGCCCACGCCGCCCTTCACCTTCGccccccgccgcctccgcctCGGCCCCCAACACCCGCTCTTCGAG GATGGGGACGTGCACAGGCACCTCTACCTGCAGGGCGTCCTCACCAGCCTCGAGGAGGTGGCCGAGAGACCCAA GGTGTCTGAGTTCAGCTGCCACATCTCCGGGTGCAGCCAGGTGTTTGACACGTTGGAGAGCTACGAGCACCACTACAACACCCTGCACAGGAACGTCTGCTCCTTCTGCAAGCGCTCCTTTCCCTCGGGGAATCTCTTGGATATCCACATCTTGGAGTGGCACGACTCCCTCTTCCAGATAATGGCCGAGAAGCAAAATATG TACCAGTGTCTGGTGGAAGGCTGCACGGAGAAGTTCAAGAGCAGCAAGGACAGGAAGGATCACTTGGTGACCGTGCACCTTTATCCTGCTGACTTTCGCTTCGACAGGCCCAAGAAGGTGAAAAG TGGCTCCAAGCACACGAGCtctcctgcagagcagggcGCCAGCGTGCCCATGGATGTGAGCGTGGAGATGGCAGAGCAATTCCAAGTGAATCCCATGGAAACAGGGCCTGAGGAGAACATGGAGATCTctcagcctgcagccagccctggcccctCGCTGCCAGAGAAACGGCTCTACAAATCCAG GATCCCATCCACAATTTGCTTTGGACAAGGTGCCACCCGAGGATTTAAAGGACCAAGGAAGAAA CGGTGGgcagggtgggtgctgggggtcaGGGACGAGCTGTGGGCACAGGAACGGCTCATTGTGCCACCATGTCTCTGCCATGTCTTCTCCAGCCCGAGGGCCATGGGGCTCTGCAGCACCACCgtcctgctgggcactgccctcCTCCTGCTGGCCCCCGGCAGCACCCAG GCTCTAAGCAGCTCCAGGTGGAAGGACCTGGCCATGGAGCAGGATTTGGCTGAGGAAAT CATCCTGGGCGTAGGAGCCATTGGGACACCGGAGGAGGGTGACCCAGGTATAAAGGTCttctccagcagtgcctgggctCAGAGGGGCCCACCCCAAGTCCAGGCAGGACCAGAAGAGGATCGTGACCACCTCCACCACCCCCAAGATGATACCAGGGAGGCAAATGCCCGTGTGCCATTCTGGatgctgtccctggaggtgcaGAATGGCCCCGAGGAGGATCGTGACCACCTCTACCACCCCCAGGATGATGCCAGGGAGGCTGACACCCACAGGCCACTCCGGatgctgtccctggaggtgcaGAACGGGCCAGAGGAGGACCGTGACCACATCTACCACAGCTGA
- the TUBGCP2 gene encoding gamma-tubulin complex component 2 — protein MSEFRIHHDVNELLSLLRVHGGEGAEVYIELLQKNRTPYVTTTVSAHSAKVKIAEFSRTPEDFLKKYDELKSKNTRHLDSLVYLLSKLTEDKETLHYLQQNAKERAELAANAATSSSTNFSIPTSTSKMSLQELEELRKQLGSVTANSSAQQPLELTRKILRDKQNKKNSGQPIPVFPSWVYERPALIGDFLIGTSLSTDTTVPIGTLPLASQESVIVEDLLYVLIGVDGRYITAQALVGRQNRAFSLDPNLDLSIKELVTRILPVAASYSAVTRFIEEKSSFEYGQVNHALAAAMRTLIKEYMILITQLEHLQRQGLLSLQKLWFYIQPTMRTLEILASLATSVDKGECMGGSTLSLLHDKTFNYTGDSQAQELCLYLTKAASVPYFEILEKWIYRGIINDPYSEFMVEEHELQKEKIQEDYNDKYWDQRYTVVQQQIPSFLQKMADKILSTGKYLNVVRECGRDVTCPVAKEVIYTLKERAYVEQIEKAYNYASKVLLDFLMEEKELVAHLRSIKHYFLMDQGDFFVHFMDLTEEELKKPVDDIVTTRLEALLELALRMSTANTDPFKDDLKIDLMPHDLITQLLRVLAIETKQEKAIISADPTELTLSGLEAFSFDYIVKWPLSLIINRKALTRYQMLFRHMFYCKHVERQLCNVWISNKTAKQFSLHSAKWFAGAFTLRQRMLNFVQNIQYYMMFEVMEPTWHILEKNLKLASNIDDVLSHHTSFLDNCLKDCMLTNPELLKIFSKLMSVCVMFTNCMQRFTQSMKLDSEMERLTLEHGTMLGPPTDEERAEEAAKKKLTNKLLAEHADSLHLTSGFEATINKFDSNFSTHLLDLLDKLSVYSTNDCEHSMLNIIYRLDFNGFYTERLEHMSAERSQKAPPPLPRLAVPAQ, from the exons ATGAGCGAGTTCCGCATCCACCACGACGTGAACGAGCTGCTGAGCCTGCTGCGAGTGCACGGCGGGGAGGGCGCCGAGGTCTACATCgagctgctgcagaagaacCGCACGCCCTACGTCACCACCACCGTCTCTGCACACAGCGCCAAG GTGAAAATAGCAGAGTTTTCTCGAACTCCtgaagattttttaaagaagtacGATGAGCTGAAGTCTAAAAACACCAGACATCTGGATTCTTTAGTTTATCTGCTGTCCAAACTCACCGAAGACAAAGAG ACACTCCACTACCTGCAACAAAATGCTAAAGAAAGGGCAGAACTCGCAGCAAAtgcagccaccagcagcagcacgaaTTTTTCCATCCCCACATCCACTTCCAAGATgtctctgcaggagctggaggagctgcgcaagcagctgggcagtgtCACAGCCAACTCCAGTGCACAGCAG CCTCTTGAGCTTACACGAAAAATCCTCCGGGATAAGCAGAACAAGAAGAATTCTGGCCAGCCCATTCCAGTATTCCCATCCTGGGTGTATGAGAGACCTGCACTTATTGGGGATTTCTTAATTGGCACCAGTCTAAGCACTGACACAACAGTACCAATAG GCACTTTGCCATTGGCCTCGCAGGAGTCCGTGATTGTGGAGGACTTGCTGTACGTTCTCATCGGTGTGGATGGAAGGTACATCACAGCACAGGCCCTCGTGGGCAGGCAGAACCGAGCCTTTTCACTCGATCCAAACCTGGACTTGTCCATCAAGGAGCTGGTGACCAGGATTCTTCCTGTGGCAGCAAGTTACTCTGCTGTCACCAG GTTTATAGAGGAGAAGTCTTCCTTCGAGTATGGACAGGTAAAtcatgctctggctgctgccatgCGGACTCTAATCAAGGAATACATGATATTAATTACCCAGCTGGAGCATCTTCAGAGGCAGggactcctgtccctgcagaaaCTGTGGTTTTACATCCAGCCCACAATGAGGACCCTGGAGATTCTGGCTTCCCTGG CTACTTCTGTGGATAAGGGTGAGTGCATGGGAGGATCAACCCTGAGCTTGCTCCATGACAAGACTTTCAATTACACGGGGGACAGCCAGGCCCAGGAGTTGTGCCTGTATTTAACCAAGGCAGCCAGCGTGCCTTACTTTGAAATCCTGGAAAAGTGGATCTATAGAGGCATCATTAATGATCCATACAG TGAGTTCATGGTGGAGGAGCACGAGCTGCAGAAGGAGAAGATTCAGGAGGACTATAATGACAAGTACTGGGATCAGAGATACACTGTTGTTCAGCAACAGATTCCCTCCTTCCTGCAGAAAATGGCTGACAAAATCCTGAGCACAG ggaaaTACTTAAATGTTGTGCGGGAATGTGGGCGAGATGTCACCTGCCCTGTGGCCAAAGAGGTCATCTACACTTTAAAAGAGAGAGCCTATGTGgaacaaatagaaaaagcaTATAACTATGCCAGCAAAGTTCTTCTGGACTTCCTGATGGAGGAGAAAGAGCTGGTGGCTCACCTAAg GTCTATAAAACACTATTTCCTGATGGATCAAGGGGACTTCTTTGTTCACTTCATGGATCTGACGGAGGAGGAACTTAAGAAGCCTGTAGATGACATCGTAACGACGAGGCTGGAGGCTCTGCTGGAATTAGCCCTGAGAATGAGCACAGCCAACACTGATCCTTTCAAGGATGATTTAAAG ATTGACTTGATGCCCCATGACCTCATCACGCAGCTCCTGAGAGTATTGGCCATAGAAACAAAGCAGGAGAAGGCCATCATCAGTGCAGACCCCACAGAGCTCACCCTCAGCGGCCTGGAGGCCTTTTCCTTCGACTACATTGTGAAGTGGCCTCTGTCCCTCATCATCAACAG gAAAGCACTGACAAGGTACCAGATGCTTTTCAGACACATGTTCTACTGCAAGCACGTGGAAAGGCAGCTGTGCAACGTTTGGATCAGCAATAAGACAGCCAAGCAGTTCTCCCTGCATTCAGCTAAGTG GTTTGCTGGTGCTTTCACACTGCGGCAGCGGATGCTGAATTTTGTGCAGAATATCCAGTATTATATGATGTTTGAAGTGATGGAGCCAACATGGCACATTCTGGAGAAGAACCTGAAGCTG GCATCCAACATCGACGATGTCCTGAGCCACCACACGAGCTTCCTGGACAACTGCCTCAAGGACTGCATGCTCACCAACCCGGAGCTGCTCAAGATCTTCTCCAAGCTGATGTCTGTGTGTGTCATGTTCACCAACTGCATGCAG AGGTTCACACAGAGCATGAAGCTGGACAGTGAGATGGAGAGGCTCACCCTGGAGCATGGCACCATGCTGGGCCCGCCCACGGACGAGGAGCGTGCTGAGGAAGCTGCCAAGAAGAAGCTGACCAACAAg CTTTTAGCAGAGCATGCTGACAGCCTGCACCTCACATCTGGCTTTGAAGCCACCATCAACAAGTTTGACAGCAATTTCTCCACACATCTGCTGGACCTGCTGGACAAACTGAGCGTGTACAGCACCAATGACTGCGAGCACAGCATGCTCAACATCATCTACAG GCTGGACTTCAACGGGTTCTACACGGAGCGCCTGGAGCACATGTCGGCCGAGCGCAGCCAGAaggccccgccgccgctgccccgccTGGCCGTGCCCGCCCAGTGA